From the Eschrichtius robustus isolate mEscRob2 chromosome 19, mEscRob2.pri, whole genome shotgun sequence genome, the window tttataatgtttcttttttggtGAGATTCCCTAAGGTATAATGAGGAGATGTCTTCAGATGGAAGAGGTACAACTTTCATTCCATATATAAGGTTTCTTTCCTACAAGAGTTCCAAAAGAGTCTATATAATCAGAGACTTCATAGGCATTTCTATTCTGTATGAGTTCTCTGAGTAGATAAGATTAATCAAAAGAGCTTTCTCACATTCCCACAGTCATTGCGTAGAGGATTTTCCTCTATGCTGAGTTTGCTGATGATTAGCAAGAGCTGATTTCCGAAAGAAGGCTTTCTGACATTCAATGCACCCATAGGGTCTCTCTCCTGTGTGAGTTCTCCGGTGACCAATGAGAGTTGACAAAGTAGCAAACGCTTTCTTACAATTGCAGCATTCATATGGTCTCTCTcctgtatgaattctctgatgtacaGTAAGATAGGATTTAGCTGCGAAAGCTTTGTCACATACACTACATTTGAACGGTTTCTCACCTGTATGGGTTCTCTGATGTATAATGAGAGTTGACTTACAGGACAGAaccttcccacattcactgcatccATACGATTTTACTCTAGCATGACAATTTTGTAGATGGTTAGTGAGACCTGACTTCTGGATGAAAGCTTGTTGACATTCATTACATCCATAAGGCCTCTCTCCTGTGTGAATTCGCTGATGAATCATGAGATGTGCCTTAGTGGAGAAGGCCTTCTCACAATTTAAGCATTCATATGGTCTCTCTCTTGTATGAATTCTCTCATGTACAATGAGATGTGCCTTTGATGTGAAGGCTTTATCACATGCACTGCATTTGAAGGGTTTCTCACCTGTATGGCTTCTCCAGTGTATAATGAGAGTTGACTTAGAGGACAAAaccttcccacattcactgcattcaTGGGATTTCCCTACTGCATGATGAGTTTTCTTATGATTACTGAGATCTGACTTCTGGATGAAGGCTTGTGGACATTCACTGCATCCATATGGTCTCTCTCCTGTGTGAATTCGCTGATGAATCAGGAGCTGAGCCTTTTTTGAGAAGGCTTTCTCACAATCTAAGCATTCGtatggtttctctcctgtgtgagttCTCTGATGTACAGTGAGATGTGTCCTAACCATGAAGGCTTTATCACATACTCTGCATCTGAAAGGTCTCTCTCCTGAATGAGTCCTCTGATGTAAAATGAGTTTTGACCTCCAAGGAAAAGTTTTCCCACATTTGTTGCATCCATAGGATTTCCCTTCTCTGTGACGGGTTTTCTGATGATAGATTAGTGCTGACTTTGTAATGAAGGATTTCTGACATTGACTACATCCAAATGGTCTCTCTCCTGTGTGAATTCGCTGATGAATCAGGAGCTGAGACTTTGAGAAGGCTTTCTCACAACCTGAGCATTCGtatggtttctctcctgtgtgagttCTCTGATGTACAGTGAGATGTGTCCTAACCATGAAGGCTTTATCACATACTCTGCATCTGAAAGGTCTCTCTCCTGAATAAGTTCTCTGATGTAAAGTGAGTTGTTTTGACTTCCAAGGGAAAGTATTCCCACATTTGCTGCATCCATAGGACTTCCCTTCTCTGTGACGGGTCTTCTGATGATAGGTGAGCACTGACTTTGTAATGAAGACTTTCTGACGTTGATTGCATCcatatggtttctctcctgtgtgagttTCCTGATGAGTAATTAGCTTTAACTTACTGGGAAAGGCTCTCTTACAATCACAGCATTCATGGGATTTCTTTCCTGCATGAGTTCTCCAAGGCATGGTCATGAGTGGTTTACAAGTATTCACTGCACTTTTGTTGCATCCATATAGTTTCTTGCCTAAAGAAGTTGAGTTATAATTAGCAAGCTCTGACGTCTAGATTAAAGCCAGAGTACCCACGGCAGAATGAGCAAGACAGCAAAAGAAGggtttctttcatttactctAAAAAATATTAGTGAGACAATCAGTAGAATCTGAATAAACTCTGTAGATTGGATAATAGTTCTGTATCAATATTAATATTCtgattttgataactgtattctgtttatattttttaaatgaccttgTTTCTAGGAAACACACACTtaagtatttaggggtaaagaGTTCAGGAAAACAATAtgtacctctgtgtgtgtgtgtgtgtgtgtgtgtgtgtggtgtgtgtgtgtgtaatgacagatagatagactatgataaagcaaatgtggtaaaattATCACTTAAGGAAATCTGCAAAAACAATGTGCATAAAATTTGTGTATAATCTTGGGATTTCACATTAAGTCTAAaccatttagaaataaatattttcaaaaaaaaagaaaagaaaagaaaagaaaggaagacatttACATAAAACTATATAGGAGGATTACTCATAAAGGCCTAAATGCAGAATGAATAAATTGTTGTATATTCACACAACGGCAACCGGCACAGTACACTGGTATTCTTGATCTAAATGCTCGTTATACAGTGTGTGCTGATTGTAAAAATTAACTATGTTATACTTCAAACATTTTTATACaaagaagtaaacaaaaatgTAGGCAGTAGTCAGGAAATGCTCATGTGTAGGAGACCCTGGAAGGAATTTGGATATTATACTAATAGTAACAGGATGCCATTCAAGGTAATAGTACGAGAGAGATGTCCtagttttcactttaaaaatgtcatcctggacttccttggtggtgcagtgattaagaatccacctgccaatgcaggggacacgggtttgatccctgctccgggaagatcccacacgtggcgagcaactaagcccgtgagccacaactactgaagcttgcacaactagagcccgtgctccacaacaagagaagccaccacaatgagaagcccgcacactgcaacaaagagtagcccccgctcaccgcaactagagaaagcccacgcgcagcaacaaagacccaatgcagcctaaataaataaataaataaataaataaataaataaataaaattaaaattcacctttaaaaaatatgtcatcCTTTGCGTATCTGTATCACAAGGTCTTAAATCTTGTGACATAAATACTTTTTTAGGTTTGTAGACTGTGGTTGTGAAAATTGGTAATGATCTGCTATGTCATATAGCATTTTTCTTAGATTATACTTTAGATCTTTCTCTCTACCCTTCCACTTGAAGACTGCTATTTCTGTATGATGGTTTATCTTCCCAtacccctttttttctttccaagtaaCTGTCAAAACcttatgtctttaaaaatccaTATGTTTCTGAAGTTTATGTTCATGACCTTTGGGGGAGAGTAGCTCGAAACACTGACTTACCTTACTtactatttataaataaataaaaatagtaaaatttaaaaaatcatctggtTATTATGTGGAGAATAGAGAGAAATAAGATTAAAGAAGTGAGAGTATCTTCAAGTAAACTATAAAAATTTTGGTAAAAAATACTGGACATTGAGGCTTGAGTGAAAACAATAATTACAGAAAAGAGTGGAGGCCCTCGGGATATAATGAGACAGGAAGACCAGACTTGGTAATGGATTAAATTTGTGGTGTGAGTGAAAAGAGGAACGAAAAGTGACATGAATTTGAGGTAGGTATTAGATCTCCAAGTGCAGAAAGGAAGTATCCAGGTGACTATATGAGGATAAGGGAAGGCTTGGCCTGTAGACAGAAATTTGGGGGTCATCAGCATATAAATAGTATTGTTAAGGTCATGAAATTTAATGAAATTACACTGCTAACAAATGATAGAAATAGACAAAGATGAAGCTTTATGCTTTCCAACTCTGAAGACTTTAGAAGATGCCCAGAGCATGGAGAAAGTCCATCCATCAGACACAACCAATGACTACAATGGAAAGATGCCAACTAAAGTCTTGAAAAAATATCTGGGGGAAGCAGGTTAAAATAAAGGACCCTCAGCTTCTCACCTAAGTGTAGTTATCCTATcttactgattctttcttctctaaTTATTTCTGAAAGCAATAGCCAATGAACCTTCCCAAAGCTCCAATATCATACCTAGAGACCACCACTGTGGTCAACATTCCCACCTTCTAGCTTGCTGTGATACATTCTCACATGGCCCACAGAAAGCCACCTGCACAGTGGACCAAATCTCCTTACCCCGGGATAAAAGGTGCTGCTGTATTAACTGGAAGAACTGTTACATTATTTGATCAGgtaaaagaagtgaaaacaagAGATGTGGAGAAAACAGGAACTGACATTGCCAAAGAGGAAGCAGAAGAAATGGAGGAAGTCTGGATGCTGCAAAGAAAATAATGTTCTACTGAACACTGAATCAaaccaaaagagagaaaaagaggcacGTCTTTCTTGAAACAGCAAGCAAGAGAGCCTTGCCAATGATTTAGGTATTTGTAATGACCTTCAGAGTTTTAGCCTTGTTAAACACATATGGAAGGGTCAACACTTCATGGCTAACAACTTTACTTTCAAGGTCTCCCATCTTGCTGCTTCTCAGTTGCTCACTCACTTGAAAAGTACTGACACTGCATTTCATCTTCTACTCTCCATGGCTCTTTTCCGGGTTTGAAATTAAGGATTATATCTGCTTTGGTAGCCTGATAGCCTGTTCATGGGCAATGACAAAGACTTGGACACTTACAATTGGACTTGGTGGGGATGTCTAGGAAGAGTACAGAATGTTTCAGGAATGGACACACTTTCACCTTGGCATATTAAAGATCTAATGGAGGTGAAAGCATGTTAATTTCCACCTGGGAACAGAAGAGGGTCTGAGAATCTATTGTCTATAAACTCAAGTTCAGTATCTTGAGGCCCTTTGGAAGCTAGGGCAACTGAAAAAGGAAAGGCTATTATTGGCTGTGTGCTCCGAATGATAGGGCAATCATCTTTAACTAGTGTCACAGGTTACTAGAATTCTCCAACAACACATCCTGGTACAGGTTCTTCTGAGCAGAACCTAGTGGCTATCACTCCTCCCAGGTAAAGTCCACAGAAATATCCTCAAATGATACTAATTCCTGTAATTATCATACATTCTTCTTCCAATGTGTGGTGACCATTACTGATGAGAAAAAGACCTACAGGTATATGTTCTGGCTGTTTTCATCATAAGTTACAAAGGCTATATCTCTGTGTCATAGTTCTCATTAGTCATTATGGAAAGAAGTAAAATGCTATTTTATCTATCTTGCAATTGAACACTTAATTATCAACTAATCCAGTAAATCAGAAGTTTTTGAAAGGCATATTCACTATATCCTGCAGGTAAAATATCCCTAAAACAGTAAtctctgtaaaatatttttaacatatatttaaaaggtGGAGAAGAACTAAGTGCTCATATAAACACAGCAAAaatctgtcctcaaggagcttttATCCTGAACACTTTTCAACAGATAGAACAAACAATAGAATCAGATATGAAATGACTACACATGCAGGAATTATCAGGTCAGAATATTATGAATGTTTAATATAAAGCTTTAATATATTGAGAAATAAGATATCTAAAATATGGGGAAGGAAtaagatattattaaaatgaccatttAGATGTGTATAAACCagcagaaaaatttaaaataaagtacagTCGATCCTCATTATTCGTGGATTTATTGTGAATTCACCTACCTGCTAAAATTTCTTTCTAACTCAAAATCAATAATCACGGCACTTTCATGAACATTTGCAGACATGTATAGAATAGTTTGAGCAATGAATAATTTGAGTTGCCCAATGTGTATGTTCCCAGCTAAGTCTGAACAAAATGATGTTCTGCCTTCTTATTTCAGCTCTGCTAttgtaaacaagtgtccttttcgTGGTCTACTTAGTGTcacgtttttcacatttttatactttttttttttggtaattttgttgtttaaaatggcccccaagcacAGTGCTCAAGTACTGTCTAGTGTTTTTAAGTGCAAGAAGGCAGTGATGTACCTTATGGAGCAAATAtatgtgttagataagctttgtTCAGGCAAGAGTTATAGTGAGTTTAAtgttaataaatgaatgatacatattaaataaggtgtctttatgcagaaacacacataaaacaaggttatccACTGATTGACTGACACAAATGTAACCAGCGGCTCGCAGAAACCTAGTCCATAATCCCCCTAGGAGAAATGGTTCaatatttgctaattcagtgttcacaGTGATTTTATAGAATGTAAGTACAGTGAATAACAAGAATCAACTGGATactaaaactaaaattagagacCAATTAACAAACTAATAGCCATATAGATACGGCTGAAGAATCAGTATACTCGAATAAAGAATGCAAAGAGATAAAGTATATGAAAGAGAGGGTGAGAAATAATGGAGGTGagttctaaaatttaaatggatgtacaaaagacttgaatagccaGGGCaaccttgaagaagaaaaaaactggagGGCATAACCTTATCGGATTTCAGGGACTTATTTTAGTAAAAACCTACTGTAATTAGTCAGTGCTGTATTATTAGTACAAGGATAGTAAATACAACAATGGAACAAAATACAAAgatccgggggcttccctggtggcgcagtggttgagaatctgcctgccaatgcaggggacacggcttcgaaccctggtctgggaagatcccacatgccacggagcgactgggcccgtgagccacaactattgagcctgcgcgtctggagcctgtgctccgcaacaagagaggccgcgatagtgagaggcccgcgcaccgtgatgaagagtggcccccacttgccacaactagagaaagccctcgcacagaagcgaagacaacacagccaaaaataaattaattaattaatttaaaaaaaatgtacttaaaaaaaaaaatacaaagatccTGGAAAAAAGATTCAGTATACACTACCATCCAGTTTATGACACAATGCCAACGTAATTCAGTGGGGAAAAAGAACGGTCTTTTCAATAAACTGTACTAGTTCAACTGGATAACAatatggagagaaaaagaaggaactttCATCCCATGCCTCACACAcagggaaaaataaattcaaaatggatcataggtctaaatataaatagtaaaatatttaaatttctagGGGAAAATTTACATGACTATCACGAGATATGCAAAGATTTCATAAACAAGGTGCAAAAAGCACTAACTAGGAAGGGAAATCTTGACAATATTGGGTTATTAGCGGGCATGACAGATCTTTACCAATTCTCACAACCATGGTCCACTTTAAAAACATCATTCTGTGTGTGCTTGTCAGTTATACTGGTAAGATCTTATGTAACATAAAGGTAGCCTACCAGTGGTTGTAGGCAAAGTTTATCACTTTAATTGCTTGtattagaaaaaagagaaaggtgtaaaatcaataatctaattcTCACTTTACAAggctagggggaaaaaaaccaaattgaaccttaagtagaagaaaaaaacttaaaatgctATATAAGGTTACTAAGTTTGGTACATCCATAGCAAGattgattaagaaaaaagagagaagacaaattaaaacaaagtgaTGAAAAACTAATCAACACTACAATTCCTAAAGGCATTACAAGGACAACttggtttctattttttaatgacaAAGCACATTTACACACATCGTAGTGAAAgtgctgaaaaccaaagacaaaaagtAAATCTTGGAAAcagccagagaaaaaaaagacacattagatACAAGGAAAGAGTAATATGAATGATTGTTGACTTCTAACCAGAAACAATTCTGGGAGGCGAGAAGATACTAGATTCATACTTTTTAAATGATAGAGGAGAAGCACTGTCAATTTAGAATTC encodes:
- the LOC137752993 gene encoding zinc finger protein 84-like isoform X3, producing the protein MTMPWRTHAGKKSHECCDCKRAFPSKLKLITHQETHTGEKPYGCNQRQKVFITKSVLTYHQKTRHREGKSYGCSKCGNTFPWKSKQLTLHQRTYSGERPFRCRVCDKAFMVRTHLTVHQRTHTGEKPYECSGCEKAFSKSQLLIHQRIHTGERPFGCSQCQKSFITKSALIYHQKTRHREGKSYGCNKCGKTFPWRSKLILHQRTHSGERPFRCRVCDKAFMVRTHLTVHQRTHTGEKPYECLDCEKAFSKKAQLLIHQRIHTGERPYGCSECPQAFIQKSDLSNHKKTHHAVGKSHECSECGKVLSSKSTLIIHWRSHTGEKPFKCSACDKAFTSKAHLIVHERIHTRERPYECLNCEKAFSTKAHLMIHQRIHTGERPYGCNECQQAFIQKSGLTNHLQNCHARVKSYGCSECGKVLSCKSTLIIHQRTHTGEKPFKCSVCDKAFAAKSYLTVHQRIHTGERPYECCNCKKAFATLSTLIGHRRTHTGERPYGCIECQKAFFRKSALANHQQTQHRGKSSTQ
- the LOC137752993 gene encoding zinc finger protein 84-like isoform X1, whose protein sequence is MIKVQASLSFEDVAVAFTWEEWQLLDPSQKDLYRNVMLENYYNLVSVGYQTPKPDSLSQLEQGEPPWTVEGAGQSQTYPGKKLYGCNKSAVNTCKPLMTMPWRTHAGKKSHECCDCKRAFPSKLKLITHQETHTGEKPYGCNQRQKVFITKSVLTYHQKTRHREGKSYGCSKCGNTFPWKSKQLTLHQRTYSGERPFRCRVCDKAFMVRTHLTVHQRTHTGEKPYECSGCEKAFSKSQLLIHQRIHTGERPFGCSQCQKSFITKSALIYHQKTRHREGKSYGCNKCGKTFPWRSKLILHQRTHSGERPFRCRVCDKAFMVRTHLTVHQRTHTGEKPYECLDCEKAFSKKAQLLIHQRIHTGERPYGCSECPQAFIQKSDLSNHKKTHHAVGKSHECSECGKVLSSKSTLIIHWRSHTGEKPFKCSACDKAFTSKAHLIVHERIHTRERPYECLNCEKAFSTKAHLMIHQRIHTGERPYGCNECQQAFIQKSGLTNHLQNCHARVKSYGCSECGKVLSCKSTLIIHQRTHTGEKPFKCSVCDKAFAAKSYLTVHQRIHTGERPYECCNCKKAFATLSTLIGHRRTHTGERPYGCIECQKAFFRKSALANHQQTQHRGKSSTQ